The Solirubrobacter pauli sequence GCGCCGTTGGCCAGGAAGCCGGGCTCGCCGACCGTGAGCGTGGCGTCACCGGCCGTCGAGACGACGGTGGCGGTGGACGTCTGCTCGTAGGTCTTTTCCACGCCCGGGGTGAACGTGCCGAAGTTGACGGCCGGGCCCAGGTTCAGGGCCAGCGTCGCGGGAACCGAGCCCCCGATCGGCGTCTGCTCGTCGACCTCGGTGACCTGCGTGCGGATGACCTTCGACGTGGTGATCGGAGCCATCGACTCGGGGCCGGTGTACTCGCGCATCGAGTCGACGGTCACGGTGACGGTGACGTCGCCTGACTTCAGCGCCGTCAGCTTGCGCGTGGCGGGATCGAGGATCGCCGCCTTGCCGGCCGCCTTCGCGCCGGCGACGTCGGTGCCGATCGCGAGGTTGTCGGAGCCGCTCCAGCGGACCGACATCGGATACCGCAGCGGGACCACGCGCGAGCCGGGCAGGACGCCCGACGGCTGCACGATCGTGCCCTCGACCTGCGTCGAGTCCCCGACCTCGAGCGCGTCGGGGGCGGTGAGGGTGGCGGACTGCGCGAAGGCACGCACGTCCGCGGTGATCCACTGCTGCGAGGCCTTCTCGGAGCGGTCGACCGTCCACTTCATCCAGCCGGTGAACCCGCCGCGGTCCGGCGTGCCGTACGGCGCCTTGCCGCTCGACGGCAGCACGACGTACGGCACGCCCTGCTCGCGGTGCACGTCGGCGATCTGCGCGTGCGAGCCGACCATCGCGATGCCCTTGTCGGACGTCTCGCGGAAGTCGGTGAGCAGCTTCTCGATCAGCGCGACCTCGGTGCGGTCGGTGAGCTGGGAGGCGTCGAGCTCGCCCGGATCGTCGACCGGGTGGTGCGCGAACACCATCACGTTGTCGATCGACGGGTCCGTCGCCGCCGACTTCAGCGCCGCGTCGAGCATCGGCAGCTGCGCCCAGGACGAGCTGCGCAGGGTGCCGAGCGTCGAGTTCAGGAGCACGAAGCGCGTGCCCTTGTGGTCGAACGTGCGGTAGGGCCGGCCGAACTCGGCCACCCAGTTGTCCAGCGTGCCCTGCCCGGAGGCCGTGTAGGACTCGTGGTTGCCCGGCACGTAGTAGCAGGGGATCGTGTCCGGGTCGCTGTCCTCGGCGCCGCCGGCCGGGACCAGGTCGCAGCCGCCCGTCTCGAGCGTCTGCCGCGCGAGCTTGAGGTCGGCCACGCCGCCCAGGTCGGTGACGTCGCCGTTGAGGACGAGCAGGTCCGGCTTGGTCGCCCGGATGCGGTTGATGGCGGCGATGCCGGTCTTGGCCAGGTCGGGCTGGGCGGCCGTGAACTGGATGTCCGACAGCGTCGCGAACGACCAGTCGCCCTCGGCCTTGCCGTCGGCCGAGAACAGCGCGTCGGGGCGCAGGTCCTCGATCGGCGGGCTCTCGACCTCCGCGGACGAGTCGAAGTCGATCTTGTCGAAGATCACCGACCCGTTCTTCTGCTGGGCGACGTTGGTCTCGATCACCTGGAACGAGGCGATCCGGACCGGGAACTTCGTCGTCGCCGGGAACGTCCACTCGAGGTCGTTCCAGCCCGCCTTGATCGCCGCGCCGAGCGGGCCCGACGACACGCCGTCGGCGTTCAGGTACGAGACGTAGGAGAGCGTGATCGGCAGCTCGGACCACAGGCGCAGGCGCATCCGCAGCGGCTGGCCCGGCAGCGGGATCCGGTTCGGCACGACCGCCGTGCGCATCGTGATGCCCATGTTCCGGCGGCCGGCGTAGGTGAGCTTGAGGCGGCCGTCCTGCATCGACAGCGTCTGCGTGGCCGGCTCGGTGCCGTTGGTCGACCAGCGCGTCGTCTCGTCCGCGTGGTCGAACGTGTACGCGGTCTGCGTGACGACGCCGATCGTGACCGGCAGCTTGACCTGCTCGCCCGCGGCCTTGAAGACGAGCGTCGTGCCGCCGGCCTTGATCGGGGTGAGCTTGAGCAGCTCGCCGGACTGCTCGACCTCGAGCAGCGACGTGTCGTAGCTGAGGTCGAGGTCGGCGAGCTCGATCGGGGCGGTGTAGCCCTGGCGATCGCGGCCCTCGACGCGCAGCGTGCGGGCCGCGGACGGGTCGGCGTCGGC is a genomic window containing:
- a CDS encoding phosphodiester glycosidase family protein, which codes for MLKRTLTLAAALALLAPPVASAQGELALIDKTEPVGPGISLRHLKTVDETGWYDHQILSVDLANPAVKSDSLWKGAVSAGGPLTESANKAGAVAGVNADFFDINNSTAALGGQILGGTLLKSPDLGTGWNHAGVGKDGIGRLVDLTLEASATLKGTKHTVLTLNAANGNGVPAGSLLAFTKAWGTYARNRGLLGVTNVAEVLVTANKVVSVNPTGTGAGEIPDDSFVLVGRDAAADALRALAPGDDATLTYGLKDEVARSMQFAVGGNQPLVRDGAALPDDQLDNAVHPRTAIGFKDGGKTMLLVTADGRQAPVLGVTLRQLARTFVKLGAETALNLDGGGSTTMVARALGDTSVTVRNSPSDGAERHDPNGVGVFVTPGSGQVDELIVTPEAPRVFPGLHRTLKVKGVDDHDTPVAPGTVTWTGADAGGRVAAPADATGTLTATAKSGTVSEEAKVRVLGKLRTLELSSARLAFADADPSAARTLRVEGRDRQGYTAPIELADLDLSYDTSLLEVEQSGELLKLTPIKAGGTTLVFKAAGEQVKLPVTIGVVTQTAYTFDHADETTRWSTNGTEPATQTLSMQDGRLKLTYAGRRNMGITMRTAVVPNRIPLPGQPLRMRLRLWSELPITLSYVSYLNADGVSSGPLGAAIKAGWNDLEWTFPATTKFPVRIASFQVIETNVAQQKNGSVIFDKIDFDSSAEVESPPIEDLRPDALFSADGKAEGDWSFATLSDIQFTAAQPDLAKTGIAAINRIRATKPDLLVLNGDVTDLGGVADLKLARQTLETGGCDLVPAGGAEDSDPDTIPCYYVPGNHESYTASGQGTLDNWVAEFGRPYRTFDHKGTRFVLLNSTLGTLRSSSWAQLPMLDAALKSAATDPSIDNVMVFAHHPVDDPGELDASQLTDRTEVALIEKLLTDFRETSDKGIAMVGSHAQIADVHREQGVPYVVLPSSGKAPYGTPDRGGFTGWMKWTVDRSEKASQQWITADVRAFAQSATLTAPDALEVGDSTQVEGTIVQPSGVLPGSRVVPLRYPMSVRWSGSDNLAIGTDVAGAKAAGKAAILDPATRKLTALKSGDVTVTVTVDSMREYTGPESMAPITTSKVIRTQVTEVDEQTPIGGSVPATLALNLGPAVNFGTFTPGVEKTYEQTSTATVVSTAGDATLTVGEPGFLANGAFKLAKPLQVSGLPKTYAGPVTNDVATIGFKQEIAANDPLRTGAYSTTLTFTLSTTQP